One window of the Methanocaldococcus vulcanius M7 genome contains the following:
- the hemB gene encoding porphobilinogen synthase, translating to MLIRPRRLRKNQKIRNLVRETTLTTNDLIMPIFVDENLKENEKKEIKSMPNQYRFSVEGAINEAKEITDLGIPAVILFGIPKHKDETASSAYDKNGVVQRTIRGIKDELGDELLVIADCCLCEYTSHGHCGIVKDGKILNDATLPILAKIALSYAEAGVDIVAPSDMMDGRVKAIREVLEKNGYDDVAIMSYSAKYASSFYGPFREAAESAPKFGDRRSYQMDIGNAREAMREIALDIEEGADLILVKPALPYLDIIRMAKDRFDIPIGGYCVSGEYAMIEAAAKNNWLNRDSAIFEVLMCIKRAGADFIITYWAKEIAKKLKQ from the coding sequence ATGTTAATAAGGCCAAGAAGATTAAGAAAAAACCAAAAAATTAGGAACTTAGTTAGAGAAACTACTTTAACAACGAATGATTTAATCATGCCAATTTTTGTGGATGAAAATCTGAAAGAAAATGAAAAAAAAGAAATTAAATCAATGCCCAATCAATACAGGTTTAGTGTAGAAGGAGCCATAAACGAAGCAAAAGAAATAACGGATTTAGGAATTCCAGCAGTGATATTGTTTGGTATCCCAAAGCATAAGGATGAAACAGCAAGCTCTGCCTATGATAAAAACGGAGTTGTTCAAAGAACTATAAGAGGTATTAAAGATGAGTTAGGGGATGAACTTTTAGTTATTGCCGATTGTTGTTTATGCGAATACACAAGCCATGGACACTGCGGAATAGTTAAAGATGGAAAGATCTTGAACGATGCTACCCTCCCAATATTGGCAAAGATCGCTTTATCCTATGCAGAAGCAGGAGTCGATATTGTAGCTCCCTCGGACATGATGGATGGAAGAGTTAAAGCAATAAGAGAAGTTTTAGAAAAAAATGGTTATGATGATGTTGCTATAATGAGTTATTCAGCCAAATATGCCTCATCTTTTTATGGACCGTTTAGAGAAGCGGCTGAAAGTGCTCCAAAATTTGGAGATAGGAGAAGTTATCAAATGGACATAGGAAATGCAAGAGAGGCAATGAGAGAGATCGCCTTAGATATAGAGGAAGGGGCTGATCTAATTTTGGTTAAACCAGCCCTTCCTTATTTAGATATAATAAGAATGGCCAAGGATAGATTTGATATTCCCATTGGTGGCTACTGTGTAAGTGGAGAGTATGCAATGATAGAAGCAGCAGCAAAAAATAACTGGTTAAATCGAGATAGTGCAATATTCGAAGTATTAATGTGTATAAAGAGGGCAGGGGCTGATTTTATTATAACATACTGGGCTAAGGAAATTGCCAAAAAACTAAAACAGTAA
- the smc gene encoding chromosome segregation protein SMC, with product MTTLEKIELKNFKSFKKLSLDIPKGFTAIVGPNGSGKSNIVDAILFVLGKTSAKKLRANKFSGLITYHNGKRADFAEVCIYFLNENDTFKTFNINADRVGILRRIKKSGESNYYLIWKDNDKEKRRKMSKQEIIDLFRKLGLLGNNVISQGDLLRIINVSPIERRKIIDEISGIAEFDEKKKKAEEELKKARELIEMIDIRISEVENNLKKLQKEKEDAELYLSLNSELKSAKYALLLKKVDYLTKILDNLKEDIKNLEELKSEFLDKVKSLDDEINSLKNRLKNIITELNEKGNEEVLELHKSIKELEIEIENDKKILNSSKNEVIKIEREIENKKREIEETKQKIIENRDLIIKKEEKIKEIEEQIKNLNYEKERLKTTINESENTIKYLKKMEMELTDEISKNQNELYSLRKKLNDLDNILNRKNFEIEKNTETINKLKEELESTEEVDTKSLYIELENIKVEIEFSKRKINEIEEKKKNFQNKLDELHAEYIKENARIKAIKEMEELSIDRTIKEILNAKLPGVIDIVGNLGKTKIEYKTAIEVSAGNRLNYLVVKRMEDAVRAIKYLKERKLGRATFLPMDRIEGRETVFINEKGVVGRAIDLVEFDEKYRDVFEYVFGNTVIVENIDVAKELSKKYRKVRFVTLDGDVIEPSGVMIGGTFKSRAKIKVDVDLNKLNRIADEIIKIENELKSLKDEIDRLNEIIRKNLSKKMEIENTLEIIKKNEMRRMEILEKNSSLIKELTLKNEEILDEIEELNLEKEEILRNIEKIEKKIDELMEKRENVIKELRKYESDENLKRIKEIEEEITKLEKQKIGLKNEIEKGLTLIKEILIPKTEELNKKISELINKKSVLEKNISFYEESIKNNLKILNEKKKKYNELAKNLKELTEKKEKIENEIETLEHEKKKLLQKIKEIENEINELNVEKAKYESKLEEEERKLYLCEKVEIKDGLEEKTIEELEIYIGELESEIKKLEPINMRAIEDYKYVEERYKELIEKRKEYERDENKCLQLMEEIENRKKEVFMEVFNKVAKNFEEVYREIGGVGKLSLENEENPFEGGILIDASPKGKKLLSLDAMSGGEKSLTALAFLFAIQKLNPSPFYVLDEVDAALDVKNVSLIADMIKNASKYSQFIVISHREQMVSKADVVYGVYMENGLSKVVGIKL from the coding sequence ATGACTACATTAGAAAAAATTGAATTAAAAAATTTTAAATCTTTTAAAAAACTATCCCTCGATATTCCTAAAGGATTTACAGCAATTGTTGGGCCGAATGGAAGCGGAAAATCAAACATAGTAGATGCGATCCTATTTGTTCTTGGAAAAACGTCTGCAAAAAAGTTAAGGGCAAATAAATTCAGCGGGTTGATTACATATCACAACGGAAAACGTGCAGATTTTGCAGAGGTCTGTATTTATTTTTTAAATGAAAATGACACATTTAAAACATTTAACATAAATGCAGATCGAGTGGGAATATTAAGAAGGATAAAAAAAAGTGGGGAGAGTAATTATTACTTGATCTGGAAAGATAATGATAAAGAAAAACGGAGAAAAATGTCTAAACAGGAAATTATAGATTTATTTAGAAAATTAGGACTTTTAGGAAATAATGTGATCTCTCAGGGAGATCTTTTGAGGATAATCAACGTATCACCAATAGAGAGAAGGAAGATAATTGATGAAATTAGTGGAATCGCTGAATTTGATGAAAAAAAGAAAAAAGCAGAAGAAGAATTAAAAAAAGCAAGAGAATTAATAGAAATGATAGATATAAGAATAAGTGAGGTAGAAAATAATCTAAAAAAACTCCAAAAAGAAAAAGAAGATGCAGAATTATATTTAAGCTTAAATAGTGAGCTAAAATCTGCGAAGTATGCTCTCCTCTTAAAAAAAGTTGATTATCTAACAAAAATACTGGATAATTTAAAAGAAGATATAAAAAATTTAGAGGAATTAAAGTCCGAGTTTTTAGATAAAGTTAAATCACTTGATGATGAAATAAATTCCTTAAAAAATAGATTAAAAAATATAATAACTGAGTTAAATGAAAAAGGCAATGAAGAGGTTTTAGAACTTCATAAATCTATAAAAGAGTTGGAGATAGAGATAGAAAATGATAAAAAGATATTAAATTCATCTAAAAATGAAGTAATCAAGATTGAGAGGGAAATAGAAAATAAAAAAAGAGAGATTGAAGAAACTAAACAAAAAATTATAGAAAATAGGGACTTAATCATTAAAAAAGAAGAAAAAATAAAAGAAATTGAAGAGCAAATAAAAAATCTAAATTATGAAAAGGAACGACTTAAAACTACTATAAATGAAAGTGAAAATACAATAAAATACTTAAAAAAGATGGAAATGGAACTTACCGACGAAATCTCAAAAAATCAGAATGAATTATATTCTCTAAGAAAGAAATTAAATGATTTAGATAACATACTGAACAGAAAAAACTTTGAAATTGAAAAAAATACTGAAACCATAAACAAACTAAAAGAAGAGCTTGAATCAACAGAGGAAGTAGATACAAAATCTTTATACATTGAATTAGAAAATATAAAAGTAGAGATAGAATTTTCTAAACGAAAGATAAACGAAATTGAAGAAAAAAAGAAAAATTTCCAAAATAAATTAGATGAATTACATGCAGAATATATAAAAGAAAATGCCCGGATTAAAGCAATAAAAGAGATGGAAGAACTATCTATTGACCGAACAATCAAGGAAATTTTAAATGCCAAACTCCCTGGCGTTATAGATATTGTAGGAAATCTTGGAAAAACAAAAATTGAATATAAAACTGCAATTGAGGTCTCTGCAGGAAATCGGCTTAATTACCTCGTAGTTAAGAGAATGGAAGATGCAGTTAGGGCAATAAAATATTTAAAAGAGAGAAAACTTGGAAGGGCAACATTCTTGCCAATGGATAGAATTGAAGGACGGGAAACAGTATTTATAAACGAAAAAGGAGTAGTTGGACGAGCCATAGATCTTGTAGAGTTTGATGAGAAATATAGAGATGTATTTGAGTATGTTTTTGGAAATACTGTTATCGTTGAAAATATAGACGTAGCAAAAGAGTTATCAAAAAAATATCGAAAAGTAAGGTTTGTAACACTTGATGGAGATGTGATAGAGCCAAGTGGAGTTATGATCGGAGGGACATTCAAGAGTAGGGCTAAAATTAAAGTAGATGTTGATTTAAATAAATTAAATAGGATAGCTGATGAGATTATAAAAATTGAAAACGAACTAAAATCTCTGAAAGATGAAATCGATAGATTGAATGAGATAATTAGAAAAAACCTGTCTAAAAAAATGGAAATTGAGAATACATTGGAAATTATCAAGAAAAATGAAATGAGAAGAATGGAAATTTTAGAGAAAAATTCCTCATTGATAAAAGAGTTAACTCTGAAAAATGAAGAGATCCTTGATGAAATAGAAGAATTAAATCTTGAAAAAGAAGAAATTTTGAGAAATATAGAAAAAATAGAGAAAAAAATAGATGAACTGATGGAAAAAAGAGAGAATGTGATAAAAGAGCTTAGAAAATATGAAAGCGATGAAAATTTAAAAAGAATAAAGGAGATCGAAGAAGAGATAACAAAATTAGAAAAACAAAAAATAGGACTAAAAAATGAGATTGAAAAAGGACTCACACTGATCAAAGAAATTTTAATTCCAAAAACAGAAGAACTAAACAAAAAAATATCAGAGTTAATTAATAAAAAGTCGGTTTTAGAGAAGAATATATCGTTTTATGAAGAAAGTATAAAGAATAATTTAAAAATATTAAACGAAAAAAAGAAAAAATATAACGAATTAGCTAAAAATTTAAAGGAACTAACAGAAAAGAAAGAGAAGATTGAAAATGAGATTGAAACATTGGAACATGAAAAAAAGAAATTATTGCAAAAAATAAAAGAAATTGAAAATGAAATAAACGAACTTAACGTTGAGAAAGCAAAATATGAGAGTAAATTAGAAGAAGAAGAACGAAAACTTTATTTATGCGAAAAAGTAGAAATAAAAGATGGTTTAGAAGAAAAGACAATTGAGGAACTGGAGATATATATAGGAGAGCTTGAAAGTGAAATAAAAAAGTTAGAACCAATAAATATGAGGGCTATTGAGGACTATAAATACGTTGAGGAGAGATACAAAGAATTAATCGAAAAAAGGAAAGAATATGAGAGAGACGAGAATAAATGCCTCCAATTAATGGAAGAGATAGAAAATAGAAAAAAAGAAGTGTTTATGGAAGTGTTTAATAAAGTTGCCAAGAATTTTGAAGAGGTTTATAGAGAAATTGGAGGAGTTGGAAAATTAAGCTTAGAAAATGAGGAAAATCCATTTGAGGGAGGTATATTAATAGATGCTTCTCCAAAAGGAAAAAAACTTTTAAGTTTAGATGCAATGAGTGGAGGAGAAAAATCGTTAACTGCACTGGCCTTTTTATTTGCCATTCAAAAATTAAATCCTTCTCCGTTCTATGTTTTGGATGAAGTTGATGCCGCTTTAGATGTTAAAAACGTGTCATTAATTGCAGATATGATTAAAAATGCTTCAAAATATAGCCAATTTATTGTTATAAGCCATAGAGAGCAAATGGTTAGCAAAGCAGATGTTGTTTATGGAGTTTACATGGAAAATGGATTAAGTAAAGTTGTTGGAATTAAATTATAA
- a CDS encoding methanogenesis marker 2 protein, translating to MDLKNIINEIKNFEGILRKIAIKDVIETFKFEDDDYDFDIIVDFGDDAAVIGIDGDKAILLAADGIWGKLLEADPWWAGYCSVLVNCKDIAAMGGKCIGMTNIISIKDKDICREVLKGVKDGVKKFGVPMVGGHTHPDAICNVLDVSITGIAKKDCILRSDNAKIGDKIIFAYDLVGQIYKSFPLNWDTTTMKSKKVVKAQMDALVQIAENKLANSCKDISNPGSIGTLGMLLEVSRKGGIVDITKIPKPEEIDLIHWLKVYPGSGYVLTAKEENFKEIKDIFEDVKMTAEICGDVIAEKKLYLTDGENKEIIFDFEKEFICGC from the coding sequence ATGGATTTAAAAAACATCATCAACGAAATAAAAAATTTTGAAGGAATTTTAAGGAAAATTGCAATAAAAGACGTTATTGAGACATTTAAATTTGAAGATGACGACTATGATTTTGATATTATTGTAGATTTTGGTGATGATGCTGCTGTTATAGGAATAGATGGAGATAAAGCAATATTATTGGCAGCTGATGGAATCTGGGGAAAACTCTTAGAGGCAGATCCTTGGTGGGCAGGATATTGCTCTGTTTTAGTTAACTGTAAAGATATTGCAGCAATGGGAGGAAAATGTATTGGAATGACCAATATAATAAGTATAAAAGATAAAGATATTTGCAGAGAGGTTTTAAAAGGAGTTAAAGACGGTGTAAAAAAATTTGGAGTGCCAATGGTTGGAGGGCACACACATCCAGATGCGATATGTAATGTTTTAGATGTCTCAATAACTGGAATTGCTAAAAAGGACTGTATATTGAGAAGTGATAACGCAAAAATTGGGGATAAAATCATATTTGCTTATGACTTAGTTGGGCAAATTTATAAATCATTTCCATTAAATTGGGACACAACAACAATGAAATCAAAGAAAGTAGTTAAAGCCCAGATGGATGCATTAGTTCAAATTGCAGAGAATAAGTTAGCTAATTCATGCAAAGATATAAGTAATCCCGGATCTATTGGAACGTTAGGGATGTTATTAGAAGTTTCGAGGAAGGGAGGAATTGTAGATATAACAAAAATTCCAAAACCTGAGGAAATTGATTTAATACACTGGCTTAAAGTGTATCCAGGAAGTGGATATGTGTTAACTGCAAAAGAGGAGAATTTTAAAGAAATAAAAGATATTTTTGAAGACGTTAAAATGACTGCTGAGATCTGTGGAGATGTTATTGCTGAGAAAAAACTTTACCTTACAGATGGAGAAAATAAAGAGATTATTTTTGATTTTGAGAAAGAATTTATATGTGGCTGTTAA
- a CDS encoding DUF2115 domain-containing protein, whose amino-acid sequence MKSRELLKKLKKELENFSIYDIMMVRSFIEKDAKYLPPQYREHYINSMMKYLIETFHEIKKKKCEDIKDEEIDEEKLKKMLERIERFKKYNTPEEEKFIKLSKILCPYLAFIAKKPLHPTYLTFPGNVRIIKKGNTYYCPVKNKQINEYSLCEFCVCRSFDELKSSKN is encoded by the coding sequence ATGAAATCCAGAGAACTTCTTAAAAAATTAAAAAAGGAGTTAGAAAATTTCAGCATTTATGATATAATGATGGTAAGAAGCTTTATAGAAAAAGATGCCAAATATCTTCCTCCACAATATAGAGAACATTACATAAATTCTATGATGAAATATTTAATTGAAACATTCCACGAAATTAAGAAAAAAAAGTGTGAAGATATTAAAGATGAGGAGATAGATGAAGAAAAATTAAAAAAGATGTTAGAAAGAATAGAGCGATTTAAAAAATACAACACACCAGAAGAAGAAAAATTTATAAAACTATCAAAAATACTATGTCCTTATTTAGCGTTCATAGCAAAAAAACCACTACATCCAACTTACTTAACCTTCCCAGGAAATGTAAGGATCATTAAAAAAGGAAACACCTACTACTGTCCAGTAAAGAATAAACAAATCAACGAATACTCCCTCTGCGAGTTCTGCGTTTGCAGAAGTTTTGATGAACTGAAAAGCAGTAAAAATTAA
- a CDS encoding ABC transporter substrate-binding protein yields MTPNFYRYFNSAVKYAVHFDIMDDHIFDSESNKILLKKPPKSVIVADAMFIDTAYLLNIKKMIKSVKGVFWADVVLKNYPIYKKYVDGEILNVGGDGITNYENILNINPDIVILIDWNIFNPLSKWLRNKNINYAKTGNYKEPSFLGKIEWIKFYASIFGKFKKAEKIFNKIVEEKKRIFNSLNKVRYKPVVAFFGYHKNRAYVYGKDHYIPHLINDLKGNYLFENVEGICYQPIDRREFINKARYADVCILDSMGEEIDTKKLLKENPEFLKFKAYKTGHFYITSSDYLKHETLNSIEVLEEYAKLLHPKIYKTEDLKHFIKLTK; encoded by the coding sequence ATGACACCAAACTTTTATAGATATTTCAACAGTGCGGTTAAATATGCAGTTCATTTTGATATAATGGATGATCATATCTTTGACTCTGAAAGTAATAAAATTCTATTAAAAAAACCTCCAAAAAGTGTTATAGTTGCAGATGCCATGTTTATAGATACTGCCTATTTATTGAACATTAAGAAGATGATCAAAAGTGTTAAAGGAGTTTTTTGGGCAGATGTTGTTTTAAAAAATTATCCCATCTATAAAAAATATGTGGATGGAGAAATATTGAATGTTGGGGGAGATGGAATTACCAACTACGAAAACATTTTAAATATAAATCCAGATATTGTAATTCTCATTGATTGGAATATATTTAATCCACTATCTAAGTGGTTAAGAAATAAAAATATCAACTATGCAAAAACTGGAAATTATAAAGAACCGAGCTTTCTTGGAAAGATTGAGTGGATAAAATTCTATGCATCAATATTTGGTAAGTTTAAAAAAGCAGAAAAGATATTCAACAAAATAGTGGAAGAAAAAAAGAGAATATTCAACTCACTTAATAAAGTTAGATACAAACCCGTTGTAGCATTTTTTGGTTATCATAAAAATAGAGCATATGTATATGGAAAAGACCACTATATACCTCACTTAATAAACGATCTAAAAGGAAATTATTTATTTGAAAATGTAGAAGGAATATGCTATCAACCAATAGACAGAAGAGAATTCATAAATAAAGCCAGATATGCTGATGTTTGTATATTAGATAGTATGGGAGAGGAGATAGATACCAAAAAACTATTAAAAGAAAACCCCGAATTTCTAAAATTTAAGGCATACAAAACAGGACATTTTTATATAACTTCAAGTGATTACTTAAAACATGAAACATTAAATTCAATAGAGGTTTTGGAAGAATATGCAAAGCTCCTACATCCAAAAATCTACAAAACTGAGGATTTAAAACACTTCATTAAACTTACGAAATAA
- a CDS encoding methanogenesis marker 6 protein yields MKKTKVIVLAENALTTPGRLVRYINSLNQPVLVKETCFGAYIEGEEDLVDTLAQKIRNFERNRIFCKDRGYAIWDKRRCRAFRGGGPREGFHQLEAEQRVLDKVGLALDNIDKNGIMPIDQLRAKEEELIKRESKIPVEEFKKIIDKVLGSKNEA; encoded by the coding sequence ATGAAAAAAACCAAAGTTATTGTATTAGCAGAAAATGCATTAACAACACCAGGAAGGTTGGTTAGATATATAAATTCATTAAATCAGCCAGTCCTTGTAAAAGAAACGTGTTTTGGAGCATATATTGAAGGAGAAGAGGACTTAGTAGATACCTTAGCCCAAAAAATTAGGAACTTTGAAAGAAACAGAATATTCTGCAAGGATAGAGGATATGCAATCTGGGATAAAAGGAGATGTAGGGCATTCAGAGGAGGGGGTCCAAGAGAGGGTTTCCATCAATTAGAGGCAGAGCAGAGAGTATTAGATAAAGTTGGATTGGCATTAGACAATATAGATAAAAATGGCATAATGCCAATAGATCAGTTAAGGGCTAAGGAAGAAGAGTTAATAAAGAGAGAAAGCAAAATTCCAGTTGAAGAATTTAAAAAAATAATAGATAAGGTATTAGGGAGCAAAAATGAAGCATAA
- a CDS encoding RraA family protein produces MNILKNFSVPNLCDAGAKPLNGIKPILETQKIVFGEAITVKTNYNDWGTLIKAISFARGKIIIAEIVGDKKYETAVWGGLASLNAKIKGVKGVVIDGCVRDLEDIRYIKFPVFAKNFCPNAGKPLNLGEINVPLIISGVKINPGDIVVGDCNGVAIIKKEILGEIIENAKQVKHKEQVIRERLLKCYDLKDILGLK; encoded by the coding sequence ATGAACATCTTAAAGAATTTTTCAGTTCCAAATTTATGTGATGCAGGGGCTAAGCCGTTAAACGGGATAAAACCGATTTTAGAAACTCAGAAAATTGTCTTTGGAGAAGCAATAACTGTAAAAACAAATTATAACGATTGGGGAACTTTAATTAAAGCGATAAGCTTTGCCAGAGGTAAGATCATTATCGCAGAGATCGTTGGAGATAAAAAATATGAAACAGCTGTTTGGGGCGGCTTAGCATCATTAAATGCAAAAATTAAGGGTGTTAAAGGAGTTGTTATAGACGGATGCGTCCGAGATTTAGAAGATATTAGATATATAAAATTCCCCGTCTTTGCGAAAAATTTCTGCCCAAATGCAGGGAAACCTTTAAATCTTGGAGAGATAAATGTGCCATTGATTATTAGCGGTGTTAAAATAAACCCCGGAGATATAGTCGTAGGGGACTGTAATGGGGTTGCCATAATCAAAAAGGAAATATTAGGAGAAATTATCGAAAATGCTAAACAAGTTAAGCATAAAGAACAGGTTATTCGGGAGAGATTATTAAAATGTTATGATTTAAAAGACATTTTGGGTCTGAAATAA
- a CDS encoding phosphoglycerate kinase, with protein MFLTLDDFNFEDKRVVLRVDINCPIDPNTEEILDDKRIREIKNTITELINRGAKVVILAHQSRPGKKDFTTLKNHAKVLSRIIGKDVKYVDEVIGTTAREAIVNMKNGDVVLLENIRFYSEEVLSEWKKWEDITPKKQAETNLIKRLSPLFDYFINDAFAAAHRAQPSLVGFSYYMPMIAGRLMEKEVSVLSKVLENPEKPCVYVLGGAKADDSIRVIKNVLENGTADKILTSGIVANIFLIAMGYDLGINMNVIENLGLVNQIEVAKRLLDKFGEKIEVPVDVAINVDDERIEEELDKNKKVSGLINDIGEKTIKHYQEIIKNAKTIVANGPAGVFEKEAFAKGTEELLKAIAVSNGFSVIGGGHLSAAAELFGLASQIDHVSTGGGATLDFLAGEKLPVIEMLKESYKKYKE; from the coding sequence ATGTTTCTAACACTTGATGATTTTAATTTTGAAGATAAGAGAGTGGTTCTCAGAGTTGATATAAATTGTCCAATAGATCCGAATACGGAAGAAATATTAGATGATAAGAGAATAAGAGAGATAAAAAACACAATAACTGAACTTATTAATAGAGGGGCAAAGGTTGTTATTTTAGCCCACCAAAGTAGACCTGGGAAGAAGGATTTTACAACTTTAAAAAATCATGCAAAGGTTTTATCGAGAATTATTGGAAAGGATGTTAAGTATGTGGATGAGGTTATCGGAACTACGGCAAGAGAGGCAATAGTTAATATGAAAAATGGAGATGTGGTATTGTTAGAGAATATTAGATTTTATTCTGAAGAAGTTTTAAGTGAATGGAAAAAATGGGAGGACATAACTCCAAAAAAACAGGCAGAAACAAATTTAATTAAAAGATTGTCTCCTCTTTTTGATTATTTTATTAATGATGCCTTTGCAGCAGCACATAGGGCTCAGCCGTCATTAGTTGGCTTTTCATATTATATGCCGATGATCGCTGGAAGATTAATGGAAAAAGAAGTTAGTGTGTTGTCTAAGGTATTAGAAAACCCGGAAAAGCCATGTGTTTATGTCTTAGGAGGGGCTAAGGCAGATGATTCAATAAGAGTTATTAAAAATGTTTTGGAAAATGGAACTGCTGATAAGATCTTAACATCTGGAATCGTTGCAAATATATTTCTTATTGCAATGGGCTATGATTTGGGAATAAATATGAATGTTATAGAGAATCTTGGATTAGTAAATCAAATAGAAGTTGCAAAAAGGTTATTAGATAAATTTGGGGAGAAAATAGAGGTTCCTGTTGACGTGGCAATAAATGTAGATGATGAGAGAATAGAGGAGGAGTTGGATAAAAACAAAAAAGTAAGTGGATTAATAAACGATATTGGAGAAAAAACCATAAAACACTATCAAGAGATAATTAAAAACGCAAAGACCATTGTTGCTAATGGTCCCGCAGGGGTGTTTGAAAAAGAAGCGTTTGCGAAGGGAACTGAAGAGTTATTGAAAGCGATTGCAGTTTCTAATGGATTTTCAGTGATTGGAGGAGGACACCTTTCCGCAGCTGCGGAATTATTCGGACTTGCAAGTCAAATAGATCACGTGAGCACTGGAGGAGGTGCAACTTTGGACTTTTTAGCTGGAGAAAAGTTGCCAGTGATAGAAATGCTTAAAGAATCATACAAAAAATACAAAGAGTAA
- a CDS encoding CBS domain-containing protein: MIETLSSIKIRDVMTKDVITVDSEEGVVEAFEKMLKYKISSLPVVNEKNEVVGIITTTDIGYNLIKDRYTLETKVGDVMTKNVITIKESANLLEAIKKMNLEDKKEIINQLPVVDENNKLVGIISDGDIIRIISKIV, from the coding sequence ATGATCGAGACCCTTAGTAGTATAAAGATTAGAGATGTGATGACAAAGGATGTGATAACAGTTGATAGTGAGGAGGGAGTTGTAGAGGCGTTTGAAAAAATGTTAAAATATAAAATTAGCTCTCTTCCAGTAGTCAATGAAAAAAACGAGGTTGTTGGAATAATTACCACCACTGATATTGGATACAATTTAATAAAGGATAGGTATACCTTAGAAACCAAAGTTGGGGATGTAATGACAAAAAATGTAATAACGATAAAAGAGTCAGCTAACCTTTTAGAGGCAATAAAAAAGATGAATTTAGAAGATAAAAAGGAGATTATTAATCAACTTCCAGTAGTTGATGAAAACAACAAATTAGTTGGAATTATATCTGATGGGGATATTATTAGGATTATCTCGAAGATAGTTTAA
- the pfdA gene encoding prefoldin subunit alpha: MTNEVLDINEAVRAYIAQIEGLRAEIGKLDATIATLRQSLATLKGLKTLGEGKTVLVPVGSIAQVEMKVEKMDKVVVSVGQNISAELDYEEALKYIEDEIKKLLAFRLVLEQAIAELYAKIEDLIAETQQTSEENVEEEENEEKSE; this comes from the coding sequence ATGACAAACGAAGTTTTAGATATAAATGAGGCAGTTAGGGCATATATAGCTCAAATTGAAGGTTTAAGAGCAGAGATAGGAAAGTTAGATGCGACTATCGCAACTTTAAGGCAATCATTGGCTACTTTAAAAGGTTTAAAGACATTGGGAGAGGGAAAAACTGTCTTAGTTCCTGTTGGAAGCATTGCACAGGTAGAGATGAAAGTAGAAAAGATGGATAAGGTTGTAGTTTCAGTTGGGCAAAATATCTCCGCTGAATTGGACTATGAAGAAGCATTAAAATACATAGAGGATGAAATAAAAAAATTATTAGCATTTAGATTAGTGTTAGAGCAAGCAATTGCGGAGTTGTATGCAAAAATAGAGGATCTTATTGCAGAAACTCAACAAACATCTGAAGAAAATGTAGAAGAGGAGGAAAATGAGGAGAAGTCCGAATAA
- a CDS encoding TIGR00267 family protein, protein MLKVPRRLKPILNRINGEAETRYIVRGLIDGSLSALGVVIGASGSADASVIIAAGLGGGIANGLSNILGAFTAEKASLERERIQKEKSLLKKSGYLKKSVIYQKAIRETMICGLIDGISTTIGSALPVVPFFVFDIKTALYVAIGITITILFILGVFIGKISRENVIISGIKMVVGALVVAMLCFLIEGIF, encoded by the coding sequence GTGTTGAAAGTTCCGCGTCGTCTAAAACCGATCTTAAATAGAATAAACGGAGAGGCAGAGACAAGATACATCGTTAGAGGATTAATTGATGGCTCATTATCCGCCCTTGGAGTTGTTATTGGAGCAAGTGGTTCAGCAGATGCGTCAGTTATAATTGCGGCAGGGCTTGGAGGGGGGATAGCTAACGGTTTATCCAATATTCTTGGAGCTTTTACTGCTGAGAAGGCCTCATTAGAAAGAGAAAGAATACAGAAAGAAAAAAGTTTACTAAAAAAGAGCGGATATTTAAAAAAATCTGTGATATATCAAAAAGCAATAAGAGAGACAATGATCTGCGGTCTTATTGATGGAATATCGACTACAATAGGATCAGCCCTTCCAGTTGTGCCATTTTTCGTTTTTGATATAAAAACTGCTCTTTATGTTGCAATAGGCATAACTATAACGATACTTTTTATTTTAGGAGTATTTATTGGAAAGATCTCAAGAGAAAATGTAATAATATCTGGAATAAAAATGGTTGTAGGAGCATTAGTTGTTGCAATGCTATGTTTTTTGATAGAAGGAATTTTTTAG